One region of uncultured Sulfurimonas sp. genomic DNA includes:
- a CDS encoding chemotaxis protein CheX: MRAIVKNGVGVFSPQGFLDGNSSASFLTIEDITATAALKVDMILVSLKKVVFFNKNGLDTFMKLFMKVRQGNHATVGFCDYDEKKFKAIKSFYKNELNFSLFKTLEIAYLFSSSFKNQNKNVLLYSEDKSQRSAMAIELHDNGHNPIIVSSSEEFKEKSSKKEAYDFVIDSTFLGQMGQKIATRVTGNAIIYSITSFLDAEIGNKFNIEYHNNSLNVGFRLFIFDAYKVVSMNVHAMNFFSRLASSGAEYNATICFVGMSFEKTPKSFKETLEDAGIMFYKHMDDILQNKELLEELGASSAANSKTKRVLNKQTVTELPRFIDATVATIEMMTNSKAIKQSAKVQNVVITDKENKIASSIGYYGAMDGMVILVFPKEIAKKACELLIGEATDDMEMILDTLAELVNIVGGKIKTLLSDENINVNITLPRTYSDTDSLLEVIEGRKGVQVDLTFNDDKFLFFLTR; this comes from the coding sequence ATGAGAGCTATAGTAAAAAATGGAGTTGGTGTTTTTTCTCCACAAGGTTTTTTGGATGGTAATAGTAGTGCTTCATTTTTAACCATAGAAGACATTACCGCTACTGCAGCGCTTAAAGTAGATATGATTTTAGTATCTTTAAAAAAAGTTGTGTTTTTTAACAAAAATGGTCTAGATACATTTATGAAACTATTTATGAAGGTACGTCAAGGAAATCACGCGACAGTAGGATTTTGTGATTATGATGAAAAAAAATTTAAAGCTATTAAATCTTTTTACAAAAATGAATTAAATTTTTCACTTTTTAAAACTTTAGAAATTGCTTACCTTTTTTCATCAAGTTTTAAAAATCAAAATAAAAATGTTCTTCTCTACAGTGAGGACAAGTCTCAACGCTCAGCTATGGCTATAGAATTGCATGACAATGGACACAATCCTATCATAGTTTCAAGCAGTGAAGAATTTAAAGAAAAATCATCTAAAAAAGAGGCTTATGACTTCGTCATTGATTCAACTTTTTTAGGTCAAATGGGACAAAAAATCGCTACAAGAGTAACAGGGAATGCAATAATCTACTCCATAACTTCTTTCTTAGATGCAGAAATAGGTAATAAGTTTAATATTGAATATCACAATAACTCTTTAAATGTTGGTTTTAGACTTTTTATATTTGATGCATATAAAGTAGTAAGCATGAATGTTCACGCTATGAACTTTTTTTCCAGACTTGCCTCTTCTGGAGCAGAGTATAATGCAACTATCTGCTTTGTTGGAATGAGCTTTGAAAAAACACCAAAATCATTTAAAGAAACACTTGAAGATGCAGGTATTATGTTTTATAAACATATGGATGATATTTTACAAAACAAAGAACTTTTAGAAGAGCTTGGAGCCTCAAGTGCTGCAAACTCAAAAACTAAAAGAGTACTAAACAAACAAACTGTTACAGAACTTCCAAGATTTATAGATGCTACTGTAGCTACTATAGAGATGATGACAAACTCAAAGGCAATAAAACAGAGTGCTAAAGTTCAAAATGTAGTTATAACCGACAAAGAAAATAAAATAGCTAGCTCAATAGGCTACTATGGTGCTATGGATGGAATGGTAATCTTAGTTTTTCCAAAAGAAATAGCTAAAAAGGCCTGTGAACTTCTTATAGGTGAAGCAACGGATGATATGGAGATGATTTTAGACACATTAGCAGAACTTGTAAATATTGTTGGTGGCAAAATAAAAACTCTACTATCTGATGAAAATATAAATGTAAATATAACTCTTCCAAGAACATATAGCGATACAGATAGTCTTTTAGAAGTGATTGAGGGAAGAAAAGGTGTTCAAGTTGACCTAACTTTTAATGATGATAAATTTTTATTTTTCTTAACTAGATAA
- the rpe gene encoding ribulose-phosphate 3-epimerase produces the protein MKVAPSVLSADFGNLQRDVEAICEAGCDLVHVDVMDGHFVPNLTIGPVVVSAIAKCATKPLDIHLMVENNTFFVELFAPLKPQYISFHIEEEKHPHRLIQKIRSLGIKPAIVLNPHTPPESIEYLLKDLDMVLLMSVNPGFGGQSFIDSVIPKAKKLNDMRNKINPNCLIEVDGGVTDKNIQSLKDVGVDVVVAGSFVFNHASKTLAIKSLQI, from the coding sequence ATGAAAGTAGCTCCTAGTGTTCTATCGGCTGATTTTGGAAATCTACAAAGAGATGTCGAAGCCATTTGTGAAGCAGGATGTGATTTAGTTCATGTTGATGTTATGGATGGTCACTTTGTACCAAATCTTACAATCGGACCTGTCGTGGTTTCAGCCATAGCTAAGTGTGCTACTAAACCTCTTGATATTCACTTAATGGTTGAAAACAATACTTTTTTTGTTGAACTTTTTGCACCTTTAAAACCACAATACATATCATTTCATATAGAAGAAGAAAAACATCCTCATAGACTTATTCAAAAAATTCGTTCTTTAGGTATAAAACCTGCCATTGTTTTAAACCCACACACTCCACCAGAGTCTATAGAATATCTACTTAAAGACTTAGATATGGTTCTGCTTATGAGTGTAAATCCTGGCTTTGGTGGTCAAAGTTTTATAGATAGCGTAATACCAAAAGCTAAAAAATTAAATGATATGAGAAATAAAATAAATCCAAACTGCCTTATAGAAGTTGATGGTGGTGTAACTGACAAAAATATTCAAAGCCTTAAAGATGTAGGAGTTGATGTAGTTGTTGCTGGAAGTTTTGTATTTAATCACGCTTCAAAAACACTAGCTATTAAAAGTCTTCAGATTTAA